The proteins below come from a single Desulfomicrobium escambiense DSM 10707 genomic window:
- a CDS encoding DJ-1/PfpI family protein, protein MSKKILMLVGDYVEDYEVMVPFQALTMLGYAVEAVCPDKKAGEFVRTSIHDFEGDQTYSEKRGHNFTLNKDFAAVDTAEYVGLVVPGGRAPEYIRLNPRVLEIVREFNAAGKPIAAICHGPLVLVTAGVLQGKSCSAYPACGPDVTCAGGRYADIALDKAHVDGNLVTAPAWPAHPDWIAKFAALLGAKISI, encoded by the coding sequence ATGTCCAAGAAGATACTCATGCTGGTCGGCGACTATGTAGAGGATTACGAGGTCATGGTGCCGTTTCAGGCCCTGACCATGCTTGGCTATGCGGTGGAGGCCGTCTGTCCGGACAAGAAAGCCGGGGAGTTCGTGCGCACCTCCATCCACGACTTCGAGGGGGACCAGACCTACAGCGAGAAGCGCGGCCACAACTTTACGCTGAACAAGGATTTCGCCGCCGTGGACACCGCCGAGTACGTCGGCCTGGTCGTGCCGGGCGGTCGCGCCCCGGAATACATCCGCCTCAACCCGCGCGTCCTTGAGATCGTGCGCGAGTTCAACGCGGCCGGCAAGCCCATTGCGGCCATCTGCCACGGCCCCCTGGTCCTGGTCACGGCCGGCGTGCTGCAAGGCAAGAGCTGCTCGGCCTACCCGGCCTGCGGCCCTGACGTGACCTGCGCCGGCGGCCGGTACGCCGACATCGCCCTGGACAAGGCCCACGTCGACGGCAACCTGGTTACGGCCCCGGCCTGGCCCGCGCACCCGGACTGGATCGCCAAGTTCGCGGCGCTTCTGGGCGCGAAGATCTCCATTTGA